TCAGCGCTTGATCCTGAGCTGGTGGGTGAAGTGCTGGACGTCATTAAAAGACTGGCCCGCTCGGGCACTACGCTTGTGGTCGTCACGCATGAAATCGGCTTTGCGCGGGAGGTGGCCGATCAGGTGGTGTTTATGGTGGACGGCAAAATTGTCGAGCAGGGGAGCAGCGACGAAGTATTGAATCGCCCGCAGCACCCGCGTACCCGCCAGTTTTTATCGAAGGTGCTGTGATATGAAATATGGATTCATCGCGCTGTTGGCTTTTTTAGCCGCGTCATCGGCGCAGGCGACTATTGACCTTGTTGCCAATGAAAAACCTCTGAATGTGGTGCGGGATGAACAGGCCATTGCCAAAATCCCCGCAGGCTATCGGTTCGTTGAGCCCGGCACGTTAACGGTGGCCATCTCCGCGTTAAACTCTCCGCCGCTGGCGCTGCTTGCCAGCGATAACCGGACGCGTATCGGCAGCGACCCGGATATTGCCCGCCTGCTGGCCGACAGCCTGGGCCTGAAACTGAAGCTGGTGCCCACCGCGTGGGAAGACTGGCCGTTAGGCATCACCTCTGGGCGTTATGATGTGGCGCTTGTAAACATTGCCGTGACGGAACAGCGGAAAGAGAAATTTGATTTTGCTACTTATCGCGTGGACTCGCTCTCGTTTGCGGTAAAGGCCAGCAGCCCGATTCACGCTATTGCTAAAGCAGAAGATCTCGCCGGGCGGAAGGTCATTGTGGGGGCCGGAACCAATCAGGAGCGTATTTTGCTTGGCTGGAATGCTGAGAACGAAGGTGCCGGGCGCGAGCCCGCCTTGCCTGTTTATGTGACCGATGATGCCTCCGCGAACCTTTATATTCAGTCTGGTCGGGCCGACGTGTTCTTTGGGCCGCAGTCTATTACGGCCTATAAAGCGGCCTTAACCGGCACAACGCGCGTTGTCGGGCTGGGGCCGAAAAAAGCCTATGTGGCGACGACAACGAAAAAGGGAAACGGGCTGGTGTATGCCCTGCAGGCGGCGCTGGATGGCGCTATTCAGCGGGGAGAGTATCAGCAGGTGCTTGCGCGTTGGGGAGAACAGGGGGAAGAAGTTGCTCAGTCGGAGGTAAATCCGCCCGGTATTACTTACTAAAAGATAAAGCAGACTGCGGGTTAAAAAAGCGGAAAATCAAGGCGTTGATTTTCGGCTGAGAAACAAAAAGAGGGAAAAACCATGTTTTTCCCTCTTTTTCAGCAAATTTAAGGCCCGTATTACGGGCCTTAAATCATTGCGCGTTGTCTTAGCGAGGAGCAACGGTGATGTTGTTGCCGCTGCCGGAGATGGCTACACGCTGGCCAACGGAGTAACGGGTGTCACCCTGTTTCTGCACGGCGATGATGGTCTGGCCGTCATCTTTACGGATTTCCAGCTCAACGCCTTTGCTGTTGCCCATTGCGCCGCCGACTGCGTCACCCGCCAGGCCACCGGCTACAGCGCCGCCTGCGGTTGCCAGAGTACGCCCGGTGCCGCCGCCAACGGTGTTACCCAGCAGACCACCCAGTACCGCACCGCCGATAGCCCCGATAGTGCTGTTGCTGTCGCTGCCTTTGATGGTCACCGCGCGAACG
This Klebsiella michiganensis DNA region includes the following protein-coding sequences:
- a CDS encoding ABC transporter substrate-binding protein; protein product: MKYGFIALLAFLAASSAQATIDLVANEKPLNVVRDEQAIAKIPAGYRFVEPGTLTVAISALNSPPLALLASDNRTRIGSDPDIARLLADSLGLKLKLVPTAWEDWPLGITSGRYDVALVNIAVTEQRKEKFDFATYRVDSLSFAVKASSPIHAIAKAEDLAGRKVIVGAGTNQERILLGWNAENEGAGREPALPVYVTDDASANLYIQSGRADVFFGPQSITAYKAALTGTTRVVGLGPKKAYVATTTKKGNGLVYALQAALDGAIQRGEYQQVLARWGEQGEEVAQSEVNPPGITY
- a CDS encoding membrane protein, translated to MISRILAVSLVAFTLAGCANEGLSGDVYNASEAKQVRTVTYGTITHVRAVTIKGSDSNSTIGAIGGAVLGGLLGNTVGGGTGRTLATAGGAVAGGLAGDAVGGAMGNSKGVELEIRKDDGQTIIAVQKQGDTRYSVGQRVAISGSGNNITVAPR